A genomic stretch from Desulfolutivibrio sulfodismutans DSM 3696 includes:
- a CDS encoding recombination-associated protein RdgC codes for MPLMSASGSFTRYKIVGDVPDAVLREPVDILKHHAFQDIDATADERSFGWVSFEDMLDNRFASAPPQKAHYLLFALRLDTRRISPAVFKKHLRVALDAERQAGKEDGRNFVTKDRKTELAEQVKLRLMARSLPIPAVFDVVWNVDTHDVYLNSTNSKVQELFEDLFTLTFELHLERMTPSFLAARILGEARTKELEDIEPSPFAAGA; via the coding sequence GTGCCCCTTATGTCGGCCAGCGGAAGCTTCACCCGCTATAAAATCGTCGGTGACGTCCCGGACGCCGTGCTCCGGGAGCCCGTGGACATCCTCAAACACCACGCCTTCCAGGACATCGACGCCACGGCCGATGAGCGGTCTTTCGGCTGGGTGTCCTTCGAGGACATGCTGGACAACCGGTTCGCCTCGGCTCCGCCCCAGAAGGCCCACTATCTGCTCTTCGCCCTGCGTCTGGACACCCGGCGCATCTCGCCCGCCGTGTTCAAGAAGCATCTGCGCGTGGCCCTGGACGCCGAACGGCAGGCCGGGAAGGAAGACGGACGCAATTTCGTGACCAAGGACCGCAAGACCGAACTCGCCGAACAGGTCAAATTGCGGCTCATGGCCCGCAGCCTGCCCATCCCGGCCGTGTTCGACGTGGTGTGGAACGTGGACACCCACGATGTGTACCTCAATTCCACCAATTCCAAGGTGCAGGAGTTGTTCGAGGATCTGTTCACCCTGACCTTCGAGCTGCACCTGGAACGCATGACCCCGTCCTTTTTGGCGGCGCGCATCCTGGGCGAGGCCCGGACCAAGGAACTCGAGGACATCGAACCCAGCCCCTTCGCGGCTGGCGCATAG
- a CDS encoding aminotransferase-like domain-containing protein, with translation MEHAAARAGTFRYVAVEKHILARIESGELAPGEKIPSLRALGTRLGVSVSTIGQAYLELERQGVIEARPKSGYFVRERAQRLPRPCRKTGVSDEPREVSRNTLIRQVLDTMGRDDILPFGVAKTGEELLPAKTLSRIMTQVVRDDPEACLRYETVAGNEALRRQIAFRCLDAGAEVGPSEVMVTSGALEALFIAVRAVTRAGDNVVIASPSYYCFLQILEYLGLRAIEAPSCPECGVNPADLAGILRKFDVKACIFTPNFNNPDGALMPEAAKREIVAMLAARDIPLIEDDVYGEMHYDPTRPPIMKSFDEKGLVLTCSSFSKTLSAGYRVGWIIPGRFYDRAFDFKGTTNVCSATPTQLAVAEYLRLGGFDRHLRRLQQALESQMRTMRALVGSHFPPGTKATNPRGGSVMWIELPGGVDGGEFYFRAKEAGIGVAPGGIFSTQDKFNTCVRLSYGTPLTEPYQDGVRRLGQLAADMAAETAGDPSPRALSASGMR, from the coding sequence ATGGAGCATGCCGCCGCACGGGCCGGAACGTTCCGCTATGTGGCCGTGGAAAAGCACATCCTGGCCCGCATCGAGTCCGGGGAACTGGCCCCGGGGGAGAAGATTCCCTCCCTGCGGGCGCTGGGGACCAGGCTGGGGGTCAGCGTCTCCACCATCGGCCAGGCCTATCTGGAGCTGGAGCGCCAGGGGGTGATCGAGGCCAGGCCCAAGTCCGGCTATTTCGTGCGGGAGCGGGCCCAAAGGCTGCCGCGTCCCTGCCGCAAGACCGGCGTCTCGGACGAGCCGCGCGAGGTCAGCCGCAACACGCTCATCCGCCAGGTCTTGGACACCATGGGCCGCGACGACATTTTGCCCTTCGGCGTGGCCAAGACCGGGGAGGAGCTTTTACCCGCCAAGACCCTGTCCAGGATCATGACCCAGGTCGTGCGCGACGATCCCGAGGCCTGCCTGCGCTATGAGACCGTGGCCGGGAACGAGGCCCTGCGCCGCCAGATCGCCTTTCGCTGCCTGGATGCCGGGGCCGAGGTGGGGCCTTCCGAGGTGATGGTCACCTCCGGGGCCCTGGAGGCGCTTTTTATCGCCGTGCGGGCCGTGACCCGGGCCGGGGACAACGTGGTCATCGCCTCGCCGTCCTATTACTGCTTCCTGCAGATCCTCGAATATCTGGGGCTTCGGGCCATCGAGGCCCCGTCCTGCCCGGAATGCGGGGTGAACCCGGCGGACCTGGCCGGTATCCTGCGCAAGTTCGACGTCAAGGCCTGCATCTTCACCCCCAATTTCAACAATCCCGACGGCGCGCTCATGCCCGAGGCGGCCAAGCGGGAGATCGTGGCCATGCTGGCGGCCAGGGACATCCCGCTTATCGAGGACGACGTGTATGGCGAGATGCACTACGACCCCACGCGCCCGCCCATCATGAAAAGCTTCGACGAAAAGGGGCTGGTTCTGACCTGCTCCTCCTTTTCCAAGACCCTGTCCGCCGGATACCGGGTGGGTTGGATCATCCCCGGCCGGTTCTACGACCGGGCCTTTGATTTCAAAGGCACCACCAACGTGTGTTCGGCCACGCCCACCCAGTTGGCCGTGGCCGAATATCTGCGCCTGGGCGGCTTCGACCGCCACCTGCGCCGCCTGCAGCAGGCCTTGGAATCCCAGATGCGCACCATGCGCGCCCTGGTGGGAAGCCATTTTCCACCCGGAACCAAGGCCACCAATCCGCGTGGCGGCTCGGTCATGTGGATCGAGCTTCCCGGCGGCGTGGATGGCGGCGAATTTTATTTCCGGGCCAAGGAGGCGGGCATCGGCGTGGCCCCGGGAGGTATTTTCTCCACCCAGGACAAGTTCAACACCTGCGTCCGGTTAAGCTACGGAACCCCCCTGACCGAGCCCTACCAGGACGGGGTGCGCCGTCTGGGGCAGCTGGCTGCGGACATGGCGGCCGAGACCGCTGGCGATCCGTCGCCCCGGGCGCTTTCCGCCTCCGGCATGCGTTAA
- a CDS encoding STAS domain-containing protein produces MECFEVRREGERVVMVLGGEIVMDMIQEYKVRMEHLLSADGCREVVADLSGVTFMDSSGIGFLIGLRRRAESAGRCFRLQNPSPQIKKLLSMLRLSDFFAMGQNREDGSDRSA; encoded by the coding sequence ATGGAATGCTTTGAGGTTCGGCGTGAAGGTGAGCGCGTGGTCATGGTGCTTGGCGGCGAAATCGTCATGGACATGATCCAGGAATACAAGGTGCGCATGGAACACCTCCTCTCCGCCGACGGCTGCCGTGAAGTGGTGGCCGACCTTTCCGGTGTGACCTTCATGGACAGTTCCGGGATCGGGTTTCTCATCGGACTGCGGCGCCGGGCCGAGTCCGCGGGGCGGTGCTTCCGATTGCAAAATCCCAGCCCCCAGATAAAAAAACTTTTGAGTATGCTGCGCTTAAGCGACTTTTTCGCCATGGGGCAAAACCGGGAAGACGGGAGCGACCGGTCGGCATGA
- a CDS encoding SpoIIE family protein phosphatase produces MRILIVDDSEAYRFFLRDMLERFAPLPGARTILEAGDGETALAILAQELAWTGQFSRCGVDLVIMDLIMPGMGGIKTLARIKADPAFRDIPVIMITVSDDEECLERAFAAGALDYVKKQGRMAEMAARVEAALRLKRETDERKARERELRAEKEFTAAILEHSGDGIAVAAPSGEFVFCSPGMERIFGYSAGAFATLDEFARVVFPETTLAQDVRDNFPGGVLAGHVWHAIYPCLDKNRLHRFCQIHFSSMPGGNLVLNIQDVTFLEKQKRELLKKQSRHQQDLDAAAEIQQSLLPRRVSANRTFRFAWEFRPCETIGGDIFNVFPLGPDHVGLYMLDVSGHGVASSLVALSVYNFMHYQRSTLIDRMAGGIAVAPPKDVLTRLDWEFPYIKFSRFFTIAYLVLNVRTGLLTYANAGHPSPVLLFPDGRLETLDDRGTIIGLEGFAPFEETTRTLAPGEKVFLYSDGLVDFQNEAGDYFGEGRFFDIVRPAADRPVTETVAAVGRGLDIFGGDARPRDDISLLGLEYLGPDA; encoded by the coding sequence ATGCGCATCCTGATCGTCGACGATTCCGAGGCCTACCGCTTTTTTTTACGCGACATGCTGGAACGTTTCGCCCCCCTGCCGGGGGCGCGGACGATCCTGGAGGCCGGGGACGGGGAAACGGCCCTGGCGATTCTGGCCCAGGAACTTGCCTGGACCGGGCAGTTCTCCCGGTGCGGCGTCGATTTGGTGATCATGGATCTCATCATGCCGGGCATGGGCGGCATTAAGACCCTGGCCCGGATCAAGGCCGACCCCGCCTTTCGGGACATCCCCGTGATCATGATCACCGTCAGCGACGACGAGGAATGTCTGGAGCGGGCCTTTGCCGCCGGGGCCCTGGATTACGTCAAAAAGCAGGGTCGCATGGCCGAGATGGCCGCCCGGGTGGAGGCGGCGCTTCGCCTCAAACGGGAGACCGACGAGCGCAAGGCCCGGGAGCGCGAACTGCGCGCCGAAAAGGAATTCACCGCCGCCATCCTGGAGCATTCCGGCGACGGCATCGCCGTGGCCGCGCCCAGCGGGGAATTCGTGTTTTGCAGCCCGGGCATGGAGCGGATCTTCGGCTATTCCGCCGGGGCGTTCGCCACCCTGGACGAATTCGCCCGGGTGGTCTTCCCGGAAACCACCCTGGCCCAGGACGTGCGGGACAATTTTCCCGGCGGCGTCCTGGCCGGTCATGTCTGGCACGCCATCTATCCCTGCCTGGACAAAAACCGCCTGCACCGGTTCTGCCAGATCCATTTTTCCTCCATGCCCGGCGGCAACCTGGTGTTAAACATCCAGGACGTCACCTTTCTGGAAAAGCAGAAGCGCGAACTGCTCAAAAAACAAAGCCGCCACCAGCAGGATCTGGACGCCGCCGCCGAGATCCAGCAGAGCCTTCTGCCACGGCGCGTCTCGGCCAACCGGACCTTTCGCTTCGCCTGGGAGTTCCGGCCCTGCGAGACCATTGGCGGCGACATCTTCAACGTCTTTCCCCTGGGGCCGGACCATGTGGGCCTGTACATGCTCGACGTGTCCGGGCACGGCGTGGCCTCGTCCCTGGTGGCCCTGTCGGTCTACAACTTCATGCATTACCAGCGAAGCACGCTCATCGACCGTATGGCCGGCGGCATCGCCGTGGCCCCGCCCAAGGACGTGCTCACCCGCCTGGACTGGGAATTTCCCTACATCAAGTTCTCCAGGTTTTTCACCATCGCCTATCTGGTCTTAAACGTGCGCACGGGGCTTCTGACCTACGCCAACGCCGGCCACCCCTCGCCCGTGCTGCTTTTTCCGGACGGCCGCCTGGAAACCCTGGACGACCGGGGCACCATCATCGGCCTGGAGGGCTTCGCCCCCTTCGAGGAAACCACCCGCACCCTGGCCCCGGGCGAGAAGGTGTTTTTGTATAGCGACGGGTTGGTGGATTTCCAGAACGAGGCCGGGGACTATTTCGGGGAAGGGCGGTTTTTCGACATCGTGCGGCCCGCCGCCGACCGGCCCGTGACCGAGACCGTGGCCGCCGTGGGCCGGGGGCTCGACATTTTCGGCGGCGACGCCCGGCCCCGCGACGACATCAGCCTCCTTGGCCTGGAATATCTGGGGCCTGACGCCTAG
- a CDS encoding SAM-dependent methyltransferase translates to MNFTVYQAPQGLLPDLTRELGTVREITAVREPLVVAAGPPYPAAFAANIWLEPAFSPMASISDAAKTLKAVQRNWACAPVGHFRRAALVVAKLPKVSARPLVFGEPLPSSPLGAFTLWDEGTLLYSPKTSEPVPGGDYRFDEDREGPPNRAYLKLWEALTRLGTMPGAGDVCLDLGGSPGGWTWVLAGLGARVTCVDKAPLDPRVAAMPGVSSLAGSAFAVDVADHPGLSWLFWDVICYPSRLVTFLTRLVARPDCPRLVCTVKFQGETDFSAIAELAAIPGGRLMHLSHNKHELTFVRLRPGEDHGLDRFAAALGPSAPQDSPAP, encoded by the coding sequence ATGAACTTCACCGTCTATCAGGCGCCCCAAGGGCTTTTGCCCGACCTGACTCGCGAGCTCGGGACCGTACGCGAGATCACGGCCGTGCGCGAACCCCTGGTCGTGGCCGCCGGGCCGCCATATCCCGCCGCCTTTGCGGCTAACATCTGGCTTGAACCGGCCTTTTCGCCCATGGCCTCCATCTCGGACGCGGCCAAGACCCTCAAAGCCGTACAGCGCAACTGGGCCTGCGCGCCCGTGGGGCATTTCCGGCGTGCGGCCCTGGTGGTCGCCAAGCTCCCCAAGGTCTCGGCCCGGCCCCTGGTCTTCGGCGAGCCCCTGCCGAGCTCCCCCCTGGGGGCGTTCACCCTGTGGGACGAGGGCACCCTGCTTTATTCCCCGAAAACCTCCGAGCCTGTGCCCGGCGGCGACTACCGGTTCGACGAGGACCGGGAAGGCCCGCCCAACCGGGCCTATCTCAAGCTGTGGGAGGCCCTGACCCGCCTGGGGACCATGCCCGGCGCAGGCGACGTCTGCCTGGACCTGGGGGGCAGCCCCGGCGGCTGGACCTGGGTGCTGGCCGGTCTCGGGGCCCGGGTGACCTGCGTGGACAAGGCCCCGCTGGACCCGCGCGTGGCGGCCATGCCCGGGGTGTCGTCCCTTGCAGGCAGCGCCTTTGCCGTGGATGTGGCCGACCATCCCGGCCTGTCCTGGCTTTTTTGGGACGTGATCTGCTATCCCTCCCGGCTGGTGACCTTTCTCACCCGCCTTGTGGCCCGGCCCGACTGCCCGCGTCTGGTGTGCACGGTCAAGTTCCAGGGCGAGACGGATTTTTCCGCCATCGCCGAACTTGCGGCCATCCCCGGCGGCAGGCTCATGCACCTGTCCCACAACAAACATGAACTGACCTTCGTGCGCCTGCGGCCGGGCGAGGATCACGGCCTGGATCGTTTCGCCGCAGCCCTCGGCCCGTCCGCCCCGCAGGATTCCCCCGCGCCGTAG